GCAAATCCAACAATCCTCTTTTGGAATGAAAGATTTGACCATTAAAATTCAATGTTAAACCTGCATTCAGAAAGCTATAGTTCCAGAACTGATCCTCCATAAAGTGCGGGATATAGCGAAAATTTCTGAAAATGGTATTATCCGGTTCAAAAACAATCAATGTACCATTGGTTTGTCCGGTAGCTGCCAAGGGTGCGTCATTGACCAAAACACCTTTTTCAAACTCGGCTGTTTTGACTTTGCCATCTCTAAATGATTGCACCATAAAATAATTAGACAGTGCATTGACTGCTTTGGTTCCCACACCGTTCAAACCCACAGATTTCTGAAAAGCACCTGAATCATATTTGCCACCTGTATTGATTTTAGAAACACAATCAATCACTTTGCCAAGTGGGATACCTCTCCCATAGTCTCTCACCGAAACTCTATTCCCGGCAATACTCACTTCAATCTTATTGCCAAACCCCATCATGTGTTCGTCAATAGAGTTGTCCACCACTTCTTTAATCAAAACATAAATACCATCGTCCGCAGCAGCGCCATCACCCAGCTTCCCGATATACATACCTGGGCGCAGTCGTATATGCTCCTTCCAATCAAGGGATTTAATATTATCTTCTGTATATGAAATAGGGTTTTCCGCCATAGCTTGAATCAAACAGCGAAATTAATCCTACAGCCTCTGTGGTTATCCGAAAGTTTTAAACATGATTTGACAAATAATTCCAGTCGCAATTAGACAGGACAAGGGGATGTAAAAAAATCTCATGATTGACAATAACGGTAAGTAACGATTAATAATAACTCGTTACTAATGCATCTGCTAAATGGTCGGTATTATTTTTCATCACAATCTCAAATCTCCTGTCGTCAACTTGTTCCAACACGTAAAGCCCTAAATTGGTATGGGGAAACAAATGCATATTTTGTTGAGATTGGCATGTGAGTAGGCACATGAAGCTGCGCAATGCTCTGCCATGTGAAGAAATAAGTATTTTCTTAGCATCTGTTTTCAGGATGTCGTCTAAACTTTGTGTTTGTCGATGCATCAATTGTCTTGGCGTTTCACCGTTTTCGATGGCTTTATCAAGGTTTCCCATACGCCACTCTTTCATGATTTCATCAAAGATTTTTCGTTGCTGTGGTGAATTTTCTTTACCTTCCAAAACACCCCAGTTGATTTCATTCAGTCCAAGATGAATTCTATGTTCAAACCCATTTTGAATAAATGAATCAACACTTTGGATAGCTCGCTTCAATCCTGATGTATAAACAATGTCAAACCCTTCGTCTTTATAGAAATCGTAAAAACTCTCAGCTTGCAAACGACCAACAGTGTTTAAGTCGGAGTCTATACCACTTCCTTGTACAATATTTCTTTTGTTGAAATCTGTTTGACCGTGTCTGATTATATAAAGAGTTTTTGCATTCATATATAAATGAAATTCAAGCACTCAATAATACACAATTGAATAAGCATACCCCCAAAAACTATTTCACAAGACACCTACACTACATGATGACATAGTCATCTTCAATTGGTTTTAATCCTTTCAATTTCATTAGAACACGTGCAGTAGTGACTACATCCTTTTTACAATAAGTAACAATCCTATGTAAGTCATTTTCCTGCCAATATACTGCACCCACCATTGAGCCGTCAATATCGTCCTTGGGTGAAGGAATATCCAAAACGGCTGCAAGCACATTCAAAGAGGTATAGGCTTTATAATCTCCAAATTTCCACAATTCCAATGTATCAATATGCTGTATTTCCCAAGGTTTAAGACCGCTCATATCCATCATTGCCGGTAATTTAATTCCATTGATAATCATTCTACGACAAAGATAAGGGATGTCAAATTCGCGTCCATTGTGTGTACAAAAACGTGACAGACCTGATGTGAAATGTTTATTCAGCATATCTGCAAAATCGTTCAACAATACGGATTCATCATGTCCTGAGAAGTCCTTTAATTTGAAGAACCACTCTCCTTCTTTTTTGATAAAAATACCACAGCAAATAGAGATGACTTTGCCAAATTCACTATAAATAGCAGCCCTTGGATAGAGCGATTCAGGAGTGTCTTCTTCTGCCGCCTTAATGTTGTTTGCCTTCTTGCTCCACAGTTGTTGCCATTTTTCGGGTAAATCTGAAAAATTTTTGCAACCCGATACTGTTTCAATATCCATTACCAGAACAGATTTGAGGTCTATGTTTTCAAGTATTCTCATAGTTTAAATTATTGTTAAAATTTATATCAGCCTTTGCGCAACTCTTCTAACTCAGCTTTGATTTCTTGATTATCGGGCTGTAGCCGACTGGCTTTTTCCAGGTCATTATAAGCATTGTCAAACATCTTCATCTGTTTATAGATTGCACCTCTGAAATATAACCCTTGAACAAAATCCGGGTCAATATTCAATAGCTTATCAAGGTATTCTAATGCTTTGTTCATGTTTTTATCGACTTCTGCATTTATGTAAGCTAACCTAAAATAAGCAAATCTGTGCTGTGGGTTCAATTCAATTGTGCGTTTATAAAACTCTTTTGCAATAGTATATTCACCTCTGTCTTCAAGAATCAACCCTTTGGCATAATGAGCTTCATCGCTGAATTCATCCACTCTTATAGCATTATCTACGTAAGACAAAGCAAGTTGCGGGTCTTTATCTATATATAAAAATGCAAGTTGCATATAGGCATTGTAATAACCATTGTCTATATTGGCAGTTTCCTGAAAACGCTTGATTGCATTTGCAGTATCACCTGTTTCCTTATTAACCATCCCTAAGTAAAACATCGCATCTGCATTAGAAGAGTTGATATTTAAAACACTCGTCAGTTGTTCAACAACTTCTTTGTATTGTTGCTTAGCCAATAATAATATGGCGTACTTTAAGTGCGTTTCTTCTTTGCTCGGGTCAAGTTCAATAGATTTCAAATAAGCTTTCTCAGCCTCTTTAGCATTTGCTGTATCGCCTGACATATAATATTCCCCGAGCTTCATATAATAAAAGGCTACCTTAGGACTCAGTTCAATGGCGACATTAATATCCGCAATTGCATCTTTAAATTTATTCTCTACAAAGAAAATATTGGCTCTTTTGTAATAAAGTTCAGCATTTTTAGAGTCCTTATTAATCCTTCTGCTTACTGAACGGACATCTACGGAATAATGAGTGTCTTCAGGGTCTATATATCTTTTGACTTCATGCTTACAAGCTACAAGCAATATAACCATACTAAAAAAAGTAATTAAACACTTTTTTAAGGTTCGTGTTTCCATGCTTGCAAAAATGCTTAATTTTGACACAATTTAAAAGACTTACTAATATGCCATTTTACCAACGAATAGGTCAAGTGCCACCTAAGAGGCACACACAGTTTCGCAAACCGGATGGAAGTCTATATGCGGAGGAGCTTATCAGCACAGAAGGATTTTCAAGTATTTACTCAATTGTTTATCATAATTACCCTCCTACAATGATTAAGCAAATAGGCAAATCCGTTGACATTAGCCCTAAATATGTTACTACAGATAATATTACCCCGCGCTGTTTGCAGGGCTTTAATGTTCAACCCAAGGAAGATTATTTGGAAAGCAGGGTTGTCTTATTCGGCAATAATGATGTAAACGTTGCTGTTGCTGCACCCAAAAAGAGTATGACAGATTATTTCTTCAAAAATTCTGAAGGAGACGAAATTATTTTTGTGCATCACGGTTCTGGAACCATGAAGAGTATTTATGGAGAACTTCAGTTCAAATATGGTGATTATATTGTGGTTCCCAGAGGCACCATTTATCAAATGCATTTCAATGATGAAGATAACCGACTTTTAATTACACAATCCTTTAGTCCGGTTACATTCCCAAGACGTTACACTAACAATCAAGGTCAATTACTTGAGCATTCTCCTTTTTGTGAACGCGACATCAAAACACCACAAAATTTAAAAACTTATGACGAGCATGGCGATTTCCTTGTGAAAGTAAGAAAAACAGGTTATCAATATGATTTTGTGTATGCAACACATCCATTTGACGCAATCGGTTGGGACGGTTTGGTTTACCCTTATATTTTTTCAATCCATGACTACGAGCCGATTACAGGCAGGGTTCACATGCCCCCTCCCATACACCAGCAATTTGAAGGACATAATTTTGTCATTTGTTCATTTGTCCCAAGGATGTATGACTACCATCCTCTTGCAATCCCTGCTCCCTATCACCACAGCAATGTGGATAGTGACGAAGTGCTTTATTATGTAGATGGCGAATTCATGAGCCGCAAGCATGTTGACAAAGGGATGTTTACAATTCACCCCAAAGGGATTCCGCATGGTCCACATCCGGGTACACTCGAGAAAAGTATTGGTCAAAAAGAAACACGCGAACTCGCTGTGATGATAGACACATTCAACGCCAGCTACCTAACTCAGGCGGCTCTTGACGTGGAAGATAATCAGTACTACCGCTCTTGGCTTGAATAATCTTTGACAACAGAAAAGAATATTAAATCACAAACCAGAGCTTGGAGTCTTTATGACTGGGCAAACTCTGCATTTTCACTCACCATTACGAGTGCAATTTTTCCTATTTATTTTGAAATCGTAACAGCCAGTAAAGCTGAAATGCTAAGAGTTTGGGGCATACAAATACAAAATACTGCTCTCTATTCTTTCATTCTGGCTTTTTCATTTTTAATAGTTGCACTCATCAACCCTCTGCTGTCCGGCTTATCAGATGTAGCGGGATTGAAAAAACGCTTTCTCACACTCTTCACCTTATTGGGAAGTTTATCATGTGCATTTCTCTATTTTTTTTCTGAAGAATATCTTTGGATTGGAATATCCGGGTTTGCATTATCTACGATAGGTTATGCAGGCAGCCTGGTTTTTTACAACGCCTATCTACCCGAAATATCCACCCCCGACAGATTTGACAAACTCAGTGCGCAGGGCTTTGCTATGGGTTATGCAGGCAGTATGATTTTGCTCATCATTAATCTGATTTGTATATCCTTTTTTGACACATTTGGATTTGCGGATTCAAAACAAGCTACACGATTTGCATTTTTGAGCGTGGGGATCTGGTGGGCATGTTTTGGTTTGTATTCAATATCCAAAATGCCCCATTCACCAACTGTGAACACACCACAAGGACTATTAAAAAAAGGATATCTTGAAGCCCTTCAAGTGCAGCAATCTATTAGAAAGGTGCCGGTTCAATCTAAGTTTTTGCTCGCATTCTTTTTCTACAGTATGGGCGTCCAAACGGTGATGTACATCGCCACTTTATTTGGCACTAAGGAACTGCACCTTGAAAGCAGCAAACTCATCATTGTGATTTTGCTCATTCAGTTAGTAGGTATAGCCGGTGCATATTTTTTTGCCTTTATATCCAAGATTAAAGGTACTTTCTTTTCAATCAGCATTATGCTTTTTGTTTGGATTGCAGTTTGTGTAAGCGCCTATTTTATTAAGACAGCAACCCATTTTTATATTTTAGCCGTAGCCGTAGGTGCTGTAATGGGTGGCACACAGAGTCAATCGCGTTCGGCATTTGCAAGCATCATTCCGGGCAAGAAAGACAATGCATCCTATTTTAGTTTTTATGAATTAACCGAGAAGGTAGCAATTTTCATTGGTACACTTAGCTATGGTATTCTCATTCAAATAACGGGAGGCATGCGCAATAGTGTTATTTTATTAGCTTCTTTTTTCATTGCAGGTTTATTTTTTATGTGGAAACTACAGATAGCCAACAAAAAAAATCAATGGAAACCCATGCCCTAAAAAAAGACTTCAAACAATATATATTTTATTTAGAAAATACATTACTTTTGCACCCCCGCAAATCAGGAGAACTTGCGGTTAAATTAAATAACAAACAAAATGGCAGTAAAATTAAGATTACAAAGACATGGTAGAAAGAAAAGTGCTTTCTATCACATTGTGGCGGTTGATTCACGTGCTCCAAGAGACAGTAAGACCATTGAAAAATTAGGAACTTATAATCCTAATACAAACCCTGCAACTATTGAGTTGAACCTTGATAGTGCAGTAAAATGGCTTGAAAGAGGTGCACAACCTACCGACACTACACGCGCAATCCTTTCTTACAAAGGAGCAATTTACAAAGCACACCTTAACCGTGGTGTAAAGAAAGGTGCTTTAACTCAAGAACAAGCCGATGCAAAATTTGATGCATGGTGGGAACAAAAAGTCAGCAAAGTAGAAGGCAAAAAGACTCGAGTTGTGAAGTCTAAGGCTGATATCATGGCTGAAAGATTGAAAGCTGAAACAGCGAAGAAAGAAGCAAGAAGCGCTAAAATTCTTGCTAAAAACACACCTGTAGAGGAAGTAGCGACAGAAGAGCCTACTGAAGATGTAGTAACTGATGAAACAAGCGAAGAAGTGGTTGCAGAAGTTACTCCGGCAAATGATACTACTGCTGAAACAAGCGAAGAACCTACTGCTGAATAATCAAAATAACGGATGTCAAACCGTTTAACAGCAAATATTCATTCAAAACCCACCCAAAAGGTGGGTTTTATTGTGAAAGCACATGGATTCAAAGGTGCTGTCAAAATTGCCGTTG
This region of Bacteroidota bacterium genomic DNA includes:
- a CDS encoding histidine phosphatase family protein, which translates into the protein MNAKTLYIIRHGQTDFNKRNIVQGSGIDSDLNTVGRLQAESFYDFYKDEGFDIVYTSGLKRAIQSVDSFIQNGFEHRIHLGLNEINWGVLEGKENSPQQRKIFDEIMKEWRMGNLDKAIENGETPRQLMHRQTQSLDDILKTDAKKILISSHGRALRSFMCLLTCQSQQNMHLFPHTNLGLYVLEQVDDRRFEIVMKNNTDHLADALVTSYY
- a CDS encoding 3'-5' exonuclease, producing the protein MRILENIDLKSVLVMDIETVSGCKNFSDLPEKWQQLWSKKANNIKAAEEDTPESLYPRAAIYSEFGKVISICCGIFIKKEGEWFFKLKDFSGHDESVLLNDFADMLNKHFTSGLSRFCTHNGREFDIPYLCRRMIINGIKLPAMMDMSGLKPWEIQHIDTLELWKFGDYKAYTSLNVLAAVLDIPSPKDDIDGSMVGAVYWQENDLHRIVTYCKKDVVTTARVLMKLKGLKPIEDDYVIM
- a CDS encoding tetratricopeptide repeat protein, with the protein product MVILLVACKHEVKRYIDPEDTHYSVDVRSVSRRINKDSKNAELYYKRANIFFVENKFKDAIADINVAIELSPKVAFYYMKLGEYYMSGDTANAKEAEKAYLKSIELDPSKEETHLKYAILLLAKQQYKEVVEQLTSVLNINSSNADAMFYLGMVNKETGDTANAIKRFQETANIDNGYYNAYMQLAFLYIDKDPQLALSYVDNAIRVDEFSDEAHYAKGLILEDRGEYTIAKEFYKRTIELNPQHRFAYFRLAYINAEVDKNMNKALEYLDKLLNIDPDFVQGLYFRGAIYKQMKMFDNAYNDLEKASRLQPDNQEIKAELEELRKG
- a CDS encoding homogentisate 1,2-dioxygenase, with the protein product MPFYQRIGQVPPKRHTQFRKPDGSLYAEELISTEGFSSIYSIVYHNYPPTMIKQIGKSVDISPKYVTTDNITPRCLQGFNVQPKEDYLESRVVLFGNNDVNVAVAAPKKSMTDYFFKNSEGDEIIFVHHGSGTMKSIYGELQFKYGDYIVVPRGTIYQMHFNDEDNRLLITQSFSPVTFPRRYTNNQGQLLEHSPFCERDIKTPQNLKTYDEHGDFLVKVRKTGYQYDFVYATHPFDAIGWDGLVYPYIFSIHDYEPITGRVHMPPPIHQQFEGHNFVICSFVPRMYDYHPLAIPAPYHHSNVDSDEVLYYVDGEFMSRKHVDKGMFTIHPKGIPHGPHPGTLEKSIGQKETRELAVMIDTFNASYLTQAALDVEDNQYYRSWLE
- a CDS encoding MFS transporter; the protein is MTTEKNIKSQTRAWSLYDWANSAFSLTITSAIFPIYFEIVTASKAEMLRVWGIQIQNTALYSFILAFSFLIVALINPLLSGLSDVAGLKKRFLTLFTLLGSLSCAFLYFFSEEYLWIGISGFALSTIGYAGSLVFYNAYLPEISTPDRFDKLSAQGFAMGYAGSMILLIINLICISFFDTFGFADSKQATRFAFLSVGIWWACFGLYSISKMPHSPTVNTPQGLLKKGYLEALQVQQSIRKVPVQSKFLLAFFFYSMGVQTVMYIATLFGTKELHLESSKLIIVILLIQLVGIAGAYFFAFISKIKGTFFSISIMLFVWIAVCVSAYFIKTATHFYILAVAVGAVMGGTQSQSRSAFASIIPGKKDNASYFSFYELTEKVAIFIGTLSYGILIQITGGMRNSVILLASFFIAGLFFMWKLQIANKKNQWKPMP
- a CDS encoding 30S ribosomal protein S16, whose protein sequence is MAVKLRLQRHGRKKSAFYHIVAVDSRAPRDSKTIEKLGTYNPNTNPATIELNLDSAVKWLERGAQPTDTTRAILSYKGAIYKAHLNRGVKKGALTQEQADAKFDAWWEQKVSKVEGKKTRVVKSKADIMAERLKAETAKKEARSAKILAKNTPVEEVATEEPTEDVVTDETSEEVVAEVTPANDTTAETSEEPTAE